The DNA window GAAGAGGGAACGGTGAGCAAACATCTTGAGCAAGGTAGCGATTGTGCGCCTCTGCGAGCGCAATCACTTCAACCGACAACGTCTGAACGTTTGCACGAATTATTCGTTGCGCTTCTGGAACACTCAGCATGTTACATGTCTTTCACTTTTGGCCGTTCGTGTCCACCACCCCAGATCATTTGAAAAGCATGCAGCATGCCGGGAAACAGAGCATCGAGCGATTCCTGCACGCCTCGCTTTGATCCCGGCAGGTTCACAATCAATGTGTTTCCCCGCAGTCCGGCTCTGGCTCGCGACAACATGGCATACGGGGTTCGCTCCTGTCCGTACGTGCGAATTGCTTCCGGGATACCCGGTACTTCGCGCTCGATGACGTCCTGCATCGCTTCCGGTGTCGTATCTCGAGGGCTGAATCCTGTTCCTCCTGTGGTCATGACAAGATCGACATGATCTTCATCGCAGTATTTCTTGAGAGTATCGGCAATCAGCACCTTATCGTCCGGGACGATTTCATATTTGATAATCTCAAGGCCAAGACTCGAGAGCCGATCGCGGATCAACAACCCGGACGCATCTGACTTCTTGCCGGCCGCAACGGAGTCTGACATGACCAGAACGGCGGCTCTCAGTGGTTCAGAGAACGCATCTCTGAAGTCTGATTTTCCTCCTTGCTTCTTCAGCAGTCTGACACTCAGTAACTCCATGTTGTCATCCAGCATTTTGAGCATGTCGTAAACCGTCAATGCTGCAACAGCGGAAGCCGTCATCGCCTCCATTTCCATTCCGGTGCGGTAGATACCTTTGACTGTAGCAGTCAGCGTTATTCTATCGTCCGCTACGCTATGCTCGATCTTTATGTATTCAATCGGCACTGGATGGCAGAAGGGAATGATTTCCGAAGTCTTCTTTGCCGCCATCACACCGGCGACTCTGGCGACCTCGAGCGGATTCCCTTTCGGGACGGTCCCTGCTTTGATTCGCTCAATGACTTGCGGGGAGACTGTCAAGACTGACTCGGCGACAGCAAACCGAAGTGTCGGGTTTTTTTCTGAAACGTCAATCATGTTAATCCTTCATCTGGGTTAGCGAGAAGAATTTTGAAGTATCCTGTTGATTTCCTCTACGTCGCCTGGGGTGTTGCAGCTACGCAGCCGTGTCCAGCTTTCTGGATCGAGGGCGATAGTTCGGAAGTTTGAGCGCCCAAGTAACTCGCGCAGGGAAGCACGAGGCTGCCGGAGAAGTTGCTCCACGTGTGGGAGAAGAGCTGCGGGATAGAAACCCGGAAGCGGAGCAATGTTTGTTTCATCCTGATCGCAGAAAACGCACGGCTTATCGTCAATCTCAGCATGAAGACGATTGAGCAATTGCGTGGTCAGTAGAGGCTGATCACATGCTGCTACTATATAATAGGAAGCGATACCGCTGCTTAACAAGCTCAAGAGTGCACCAACTGGACCCCGTTCAGGCACTTTGTCGGGGATGATGCGGAGGTCGGGATGACAGGAAATCTCGATTCCTTCCGCATGACCAAGAACACAGCACGGTCCAGCAGTCTGCTTCACGATAGAATAGACGCGCTCAAACATTGTTTCACCTGTACTTAGCCGTGTTCCTGCCTTGGGACTTCCCATTCGAGAGCTCTTTCCGCCAGCCAAAATCGCCGAGGCAATCAGCACATTTGTCTCTGATAAAATCATGTTTGTTATTAAGATACGCGAAGTCTTAAGAACCAACCAAGGACAGTCACGCTACTCCAATATACTGTTGATGCTGTGGACCGATTGGACGTGGAATCTCGTGCGCTTTGAGGCATGATGAGGGGACTCAGGCCACAATAATCGAGCAGTGTTTCGGTGACTTCTTTGGGTAAGTTATTGAAAATAATTATTTAATCTTACTTTCTGGGTCTCTCTGTGGTGCTTGACAACAGGCCCAATATAGTATATATTCGGATAAAAAGATACACTACTCTTTAATGTTATTCTCCCATTCAGCAGCATATGCGGTTCGAGCCCTGATCTGGTTGGCGTGTCAACCCAAGGACAGTCGCTGGCTGGCTACCGATGTTGCCCAAAGGGAAGGTATTCCACAACCATATCTCAGCAAGGTTCTCGGTGTTCTGAAGTCGCATGGATACATTCACTCGACGCGCGGACCACGAGGGGGCTATGTGCTCGCCCAGGATCCTTCAACCATCTCACTCCTGAAGATATCAGAATTGTTTGATTCAGACAAGCGGATGTCCACCTGCGTGCTGGCCTACGGACTATGCGGAGAGTGCGCGCTTTGCCCGCTTGGCGAAATGTGGACCACGACCAAAGCGACGATTCAGAACTTTCTGGAAACGACGACCATCGCCACGCTCGCTCAGCGCAGTCCGCAAAACACGGCGAACGCTCACACACAAATCGGTCATGAATAAACCTTCAGCAGCATATGAATCTCGAGTGAGGTGCGCATCGCAGCTCGTTGACCGGTATGGTCGCGTTCATGACTACCTTCGAATCTCGGTTACCGATCGCTGCAATTTACGCTGTACATATTGTATGCCTGCAGAAGGATTGAAGTGGAAGAAACAGGAGCAGATACTAAGCAACGACGAGATTCTCAGAGTTGCGCGGATCATGGCCGGCATGGGCGTGCGAAAGATCAGGCTGACCGGCGGGGAACCAACCACGAGAAGCGATTTGGAGGACTTGGTCGCGGAATTGGTTCGGGTTGACGGTATCGAAACCGTCGCTCTGACGACGAACGGAGTCCTGTTTGCCCGCAAGGCTCAGCAATTAAAGCAAGCGGGTCTCGGCGGAGTTAACATCAGCCTTGACAGTCTCAACCGGGAGACATTTCAGAAGATCGCGCGCCGAGACGCACTTGGGCAAGTACTGGACTCCATTGATGCTGCGCTGCGCTTAGAGTTCGCCATGGTAAAGGTCAATATGGTCGTGATGGCGGGAATCAACGAGCATGAAATGCTCGACTTCGTTGAGTTGACACGATATCAACCGATAAATGTTCGATTTATCGAGTATATGCCTTTCAAGGGTAACCAATGGGATCCGACGGGAGTTGTGACATACGCCGACATGCGCAAGCGTATCGAAGAACGCTATGATCTGCACGCCATGCCGGAGACATATGCAGCGAACCGCGTCGCCGAGGATTTTGCGATCCCGGGATTTCAGGGCAAAATCAGCTTCATTGCTTCCATGTCACAGAGTTTTTGTGCCACCTGCTCGCGCCTTCGCTTGACCTCGGACGGCGCGCTCAAGGCATGTCTGTTTTTCCCTGCGCAGGTGCAGCTTCGCGATTTGCTTCGTGGAAATGCACCGGACGATCACATTCGAAATGCTATTACACGGGCTGTACAAGCCAAGCCTGCGGGTCATCCCGATCCCACGGAACTTGCGGAGCTGAATGATCTCAGCATGATTGAAATTGGAGGATAAAGATGGCAGACCACATCCATCAGCCAAACGGAAGAACAACAACCGGAAAGATCGTCGCCATTTCGACCAGCACCCGGCGCGGGATTCCCAAATCCAATCGGAATGAAGTTCTGCTGATCGAGAATTGGGGCATGGAGGGCGATGTGCATGCCGGAAACTGGCATCGTCAAATCAGCATTCTTGCAATGGAGAGTGTTCAGAAGATGCGGGACAAAGGGGTTCCTGTCCGCCCAGGCGCGTTTGCTGAGAACTTAACTACAGAGTTCATTGACATTCCCAACTTGACCATCGGGACGCGCGTCATCATTGGAGATACCGAACTCGAAATTACGCAAATCGGCAAAGAGTGTCACCAGAAGTGCGCCATCTTCTATCGAGCGGGTGACTGCGTCATGCCGCGCGAAGGAATCTTTGCGATTGTCAAGCGAGGCGGCGTGATCACCGTAGGCGATGATGTTGTGGTTCATGCGGCAGAGTCAGCCGAAGGGCTTTCCACAGAAGCGAGTGAGGCGGCATGAATCGCTACTTTCTCGTCACTTTCTATGTGACACTCTTCCTCTTTGGAGGGGCTTTCGCACAGTCGCCTGACAGCATCGTTGCTCAAGCAGACTCGGCGCAAGTTGATTCCACTGCCAAACAGGTTGATGCAGTTGCCCTGAGCTATGTGCAGAAGTGCGTGGGTTGCCACACCATCGGCGGAGGGAAGTTAACCGGACCGGACTTGCTTCCGACTCGCGCTTGGCCAAAATCCGAACTTGCAGCCAAAGTAAAACTGATGGAATCGCGAGTCGGGCCGCTTTC is part of the bacterium genome and encodes:
- the moaCB gene encoding bifunctional molybdenum cofactor biosynthesis protein MoaC/MoaB, whose amino-acid sequence is MIDVSEKNPTLRFAVAESVLTVSPQVIERIKAGTVPKGNPLEVARVAGVMAAKKTSEIIPFCHPVPIEYIKIEHSVADDRITLTATVKGIYRTGMEMEAMTASAVAALTVYDMLKMLDDNMELLSVRLLKKQGGKSDFRDAFSEPLRAAVLVMSDSVAAGKKSDASGLLIRDRLSSLGLEIIKYEIVPDDKVLIADTLKKYCDEDHVDLVMTTGGTGFSPRDTTPEAMQDVIEREVPGIPEAIRTYGQERTPYAMLSRARAGLRGNTLIVNLPGSKRGVQESLDALFPGMLHAFQMIWGGGHERPKVKDM
- a CDS encoding molybdenum cofactor guanylyltransferase, with the translated sequence MGSPKAGTRLSTGETMFERVYSIVKQTAGPCCVLGHAEGIEISCHPDLRIIPDKVPERGPVGALLSLLSSGIASYYIVAACDQPLLTTQLLNRLHAEIDDKPCVFCDQDETNIAPLPGFYPAALLPHVEQLLRQPRASLRELLGRSNFRTIALDPESWTRLRSCNTPGDVEEINRILQNSSR
- a CDS encoding Rrf2 family transcriptional regulator, whose product is MLFSHSAAYAVRALIWLACQPKDSRWLATDVAQREGIPQPYLSKVLGVLKSHGYIHSTRGPRGGYVLAQDPSTISLLKISELFDSDKRMSTCVLAYGLCGECALCPLGEMWTTTKATIQNFLETTTIATLAQRSPQNTANAHTQIGHE
- the moaA gene encoding GTP 3',8-cyclase MoaA, whose translation is MNKPSAAYESRVRCASQLVDRYGRVHDYLRISVTDRCNLRCTYCMPAEGLKWKKQEQILSNDEILRVARIMAGMGVRKIRLTGGEPTTRSDLEDLVAELVRVDGIETVALTTNGVLFARKAQQLKQAGLGGVNISLDSLNRETFQKIARRDALGQVLDSIDAALRLEFAMVKVNMVVMAGINEHEMLDFVELTRYQPINVRFIEYMPFKGNQWDPTGVVTYADMRKRIEERYDLHAMPETYAANRVAEDFAIPGFQGKISFIASMSQSFCATCSRLRLTSDGALKACLFFPAQVQLRDLLRGNAPDDHIRNAITRAVQAKPAGHPDPTELAELNDLSMIEIGG
- a CDS encoding MOSC domain-containing protein, translating into MADHIHQPNGRTTTGKIVAISTSTRRGIPKSNRNEVLLIENWGMEGDVHAGNWHRQISILAMESVQKMRDKGVPVRPGAFAENLTTEFIDIPNLTIGTRVIIGDTELEITQIGKECHQKCAIFYRAGDCVMPREGIFAIVKRGGVITVGDDVVVHAAESAEGLSTEASEAA